A window from Seriola aureovittata isolate HTS-2021-v1 ecotype China chromosome 14, ASM2101889v1, whole genome shotgun sequence encodes these proteins:
- the prdx3 gene encoding thioredoxin-dependent peroxide reductase, mitochondrial, producing the protein MAATIGRLLRTSARVAAAGLNVTAACQRGGSGAVRALTAPALQRACFSTSSCRWAPAVTQPAPAFKGTAVHNGEFKEMSLADFKGKYLVLFFYPLDFTFVCPTEIISFSDKASEFHDVNCEVVGVSVDSHFTHLAWINTPRKTGGLGHIHIPLLSDLNKQISRDYGVLLEGPGIALRGLFIIDPNGVVKHMSVNDLPVGRCVEETLRLVKAFQFVETHGEVCPASWTPESPTIKPTPEGSKEYFEKVN; encoded by the exons GCAAGAGTTGCAGCCGCTGGACTGAACGTCACAGCAGCTTGTCAGCGTGGAGGCTCCGGGGCTGTGAGAGCTCTCACCGCTCCTGCTCTTCAGAGAGCCTGTTTCTCCACCA GCTCTTGCAGATGGGCCCCCGCTGTCACTCAGCCCGCTCCTGCTTTTAAGGGCACAGCTGTCCACAATGGGGAGTTTAAGGAGATGAGCCTCGCTGATTTCAAGGGCAAATACCTGGTCCTGTTCTTCTACCCTCTGGATTT cacCTTCGTTTGCCCAACAGAGATCATCTCATTCAGCGACAAGGCCAGCGAGTTCCACGACGTCAACTGTGAGGTggtgggtgtgtctgtggacTCCCACTTTACCCACCTGGCATGGATCAACACTCCACGCAAG ACTGGAGGTCTGGGCCACATCCACATCCCCCTGCTCTCAGACCTCAACAAGCAGATCTCCAGAGACTATGGGGTGCTGCTGGAGGGTCCGGGCATCGCACTGAG GGGCCTGTTCATCATTGATCCAAACGGTGTGGTGAAGCACATGAGTGTGAACGACCTGCCAGTGGGCCGTTGTGTAGAAGAGACTCTTCGTCTGGTTAAGGCGTTCCAGTTTGTGGAGACTCATGGTGAGGTGTGTCCGGCCAGCTGGACCCCCGAGTCCCCGACG ATCAAACCGACCCCAGAAGGATCCAAGGAATACTTTGAAAAGGTCAACTGA
- the tm9sf3 gene encoding transmembrane 9 superfamily member 3: protein MGSSRWKVAAAAFLAIVGSLLPVDADEHEHTYTEKEEVVLWMNTVGPYHNRQETYKYFSLPFCAGSKKTISHYHETLGEALQGVELEFSGLDIKFKDEVMQATYCEIDLDKAKRDAFVYAIKNHYWYQMYIDDLPIWGIVGEADENGEDHYLWTYKKLEIGFNGNRIVDVNLTSEGKVRLVPNTRIAMSYSVKWKKSDVKFEDRFDKYLDPSFFQHRIHWFSIFNSFMMVIFLVGLVSMILMRTLRKDYARYSKEEEMDDMDRDLGDEYGWKQVHGDVFRPSSHPLIFSSLIGSGCQIFSVSLIVIIVAMVEDLYTERGSMLSTAIFVYAATSPVNGYFGGSLYAKQGGRRWIKQMFIGAFMIPAMVCGTAFFINFIAIYYHASRAIPFGTMVAVCCICFFVILPLNLVGTILGRNLSGQPNFPCRVNAVPRPIPEKKWFMEPAVIVCLGGILPFGSIFIEMYFIFTSFWAYKIYYVYGFMMLVLVILCIVTVCVTIVCTYFLLNAEDYRWQWTSFLSAASTAVYVYMYSFYYYFFKTKMYGLFQTSFYFGYMAVFSTALGIMCGAVGYMGTSAFVRKIYTNVKID, encoded by the exons ATGGGATCTTCCAGGTGGAAGGTGGCAGCGGCGGCGTTTCTCGCTATAGTGGGCTCCTTATTACCTGTCGACGCAGATGAACATGAACACACG TACACAGAAAAGGAGGAGGTAGTTTTATGGATGAACACAGTGGGGCCTTACCACAACCGACAGGAGACATACAAGTACTTCTCTTTGCCCTTCTGCGCGGGCTCCAAGAAGACTATCAGTCATTACCATGAAACACTTGGAGAAGCTCTGCAGGGAGTGGAGCTGGAATTCAGCGGCCTAGACATAAAGTTCAAAG ACGAAGTCATGCAGGCAACTTACTGTGAAATTGACCTGGACAAAGCCAAGCGGGATGCCTTTGTCTATGCCATAAAGAATCACTACTGGTACCAAATGTACATAGATGACCTGCCCATCTGGG GTATTGTTGGTGAGGCAGATGAAAACGGAGAAGATCATTACCTGTGGACATACAAGAAACTGGAGATTGGCTTCAATGGCAACAGAATTGTTGATGTAAATCTGACCAGCGAGGGGAAAGTCAGACTTGTGCCAAACACAAGAATTGCAATGTCTTATTCT GTGAAGTGGAAGAAGTCAGATGTGAAGTTTGAGGACAGATTCGACAAGTACCTCGACCCATCCTTCTTCCAGCACAGG attcaCTGGTTCTCCATCTTCAACTCCTTCATGATGGTCATTTTCTTGGTCGGTCTGGTGTCAATGATTCTGATGAGAACACTAAGAAAGGATTATGCCAGATACagcaaagaggaggaaatggatgACATG GACAGAGACCTGGGGGATGAATATGGGTGGAAGCAGGTACATGGCGACGTGTTTCGGCCATCAAGCCACCCATTGATCTTCTCTTCACTCATTGGGTCTGGCTGCCAGATCTTCTCCGTCTCcctcatcgtcatcatcgtGGCTATGGTAGAGGATCTGTACACAGA gagaGGATCCATGCTGAGCACAGCCATTTTTGTGTACGCTGCTACCTCCCCAGTCAATGGCTACTTTGGAGGAAGTCTGTATGCAAAACAAGGAG GCAGAagatggattaaacaaatgttcATTGGGGCCTTCATGATCCCAGCCATGGTGTGCGGGACTGCCTTCTTCATTAACTTCATCGCTATCTACTACCACGCCTCCAGAGCCATCCCATTTGGTACCATG GTTGCTGTTTGCTGTATTTGCTTCTTTGTCATTCTGCCGCTAAACCTCGTGGGAACAATTTTGGGGAGGAATCTGTCAGGGCAGCCAAACTTCCCCTGCCGAGTGAACGCTGTGCCGCGACCCATCCCTGAGAAAAAATG GTTCATGGAGCCCGCTGTCATCGTCTGCCTCGGAGGAATCCTTCCGTTCGGCTCCATTTTCATTGAAAT GTACTTCATCTTCACATCTTTCTGGGCCTACAAAATCTACTATGTGTACGGCTTCATGATGCTGGTCCTGGTTATCCTGTGCAtcgtgactgtgtgtgtcaccatcGTGTGTACGTACTTCCTGCTCAACGCTGAGGATTACAGATG GCAATGGACAAGCTTCCTCTCCGCTGCATCCACTGctgtttatgtttacatgtactCCTTTTACTACTACTTCTTCAAAACTAA GATGTACGGGCTGTTCCAGACGTCTTTCTACTTTGGTTACATGGCCGTGTTCAGCACTGCCCTCGGAATCATGTGTG GTGCCGTCGGATACATGGGAACAAGTGCCTTCGTGAGGAAGATCtacacaaatgtgaaaattgaCTAA